The Arachis hypogaea cultivar Tifrunner chromosome 19, arahy.Tifrunner.gnm2.J5K5, whole genome shotgun sequence genome has a window encoding:
- the LOC112749464 gene encoding lysine histidine transporter-like 5 has protein sequence MEQTVQENAGENEGNNANANNDARDAKWWCSTFHNVTAMVGAGVLGLPFAISQLGWIPGVTAIMLSWLVTFYTLWQLVEMHEMVAGKRFDRYYELGEHMLGPKLGFWLVMVQQLTVQIASTIVYCVTGGKSLKKFFDLLIPGWSGVRQTFYILFFIFLQFLLSQTPNFNKLKLVSMLAALMSVCYSTVAVVTSIVIGVHHHPSHYGVRSHTVAGMTFDVFTALGTIAFAFAGHSVVLEIQATLPSTEEVPSKKPMWRGVVSAYLIVILCYMAVAVSGYWAFGSAVEDDVLISLEHPAWVIAIANLMVFVHVIGSFQVFAMPVFDTIESLLVRKYNFARSRTLRLVSRSLFVALVGFIALCVPFFGGLLGFFGGLAFTSTSYIIPGLLWLAAPKPKHYSKVHSYASLACVTIGLFIAITAPIGGVRTIILSIKTYKFFS, from the exons ATGGAACAAACGGTTCAGGAGAATGCGGGTGAGAACGAAGGAAACAATGCTAATGCTAATAATGATGCTAGGGACGCAAAATGGTGGTGTTCGACTTTCCACAATGTGACTGCCATGGTTGGCGCTGGAGTCCTTGGCTTGCCATTTGCTATATCCCAGCTTGGATG GATTCCAGGTGTAACAGCAATCATGTTGTCATGGCTTGTGACATTCTATACACTGTGGCAACTGGTGGAGATGCATGAAATGGTTGCGGGGAAGAGATTTGATCGATACTATGAATTGGGAGAGCACATGCTTGGGCCTAAGCTGGGATTCTGGTTGGTGATGGTGCAACAGCTGACCGTACAGATTGCGTCCACCATCGTGTATTGCGTGACCGGCGGCAAGTCACTGAAGAAGTTCTTCGATCTCTTGATTCCCGGCTGGAGTGGCGTCCGTCAGACATTCTACATCCTCTTCTTTATCTTCCTCCAGTTTCTGCTCTCACAGACTCCTAACTTCAATAAGCTTAAACTAGTTTCCATGCTCGCTGCCCTCATGTCTGTCTG TTACTCGACGGTAGCAGTGGTGACGTCAATAGTAATAGGGGTGCATCATCATCCTAGTCATTATGGAGTTCGATCTCACACCGTTGCGGGAATGACATTTGATGTGTTCACAGCGCTTGGGACCATAGCATTTGCGTTTGCGGGGCACAGCGTGGTGTTAGAGATCCAGGCGACGCTGCCGTCAACGGAGGAAGTACCGTCGAAGAAACCAATGTGGCGAGGCGTGGTGTCTGCATACTTGATAGTTATTCTGTGCTATATGGCAGTAGCAGTGTCTGGGTATTGGGCCTTCGGAAGTGCCGTTGAAGACGATGTCCTCATCTCACTTGAGCACCCCGCCTGGGTCATTGCCATTGCTAATTTAATGGTCTTCGTTCATGTCATAGGCAGCTTCCag GTTTTTGCTATGCCTGTTTTTGATACCATTGAGTCGCTCCTCGTACGAAAGTACAACTTCGCTCGCTCCAGGACTCTTCGCCTCGTTTCTCGAAGCCTTTTCGTCG CTCTTGTGGGGTTTATTGCCTTATGTGTTCCATTTTTTGGAGGATTGTTAGGCTTCTTTGGAGGACTCGCATTTACATCAACATCATATATT ATTCCGGGTTTATTGTGGCTTGCTGCCCCAAAACCAAAGCACTATAGCAAGGTCCATTCTTATGCATCACTG GCTTGCGTTACTATTGGTCTTTTCATAGCAATTACTGCACCCATCGGAGGAGTGCGAACAATCATTCTTTCCATAAAGACGTATAAATTTTTCTCCTAA
- the LOC112752092 gene encoding uncharacterized protein isoform X1 yields the protein MEGPGPPANDMCSVCHGNFNTPCQSNCCHWFCANCIMLVWHHGSAVQPCKCPLCRRPITLLVPTDDSLSHRHDPEVANALDKIQRYNRLFGEREGGLLQRLQDLPFLLRRLLQDFSDPRRSLPLVIRARVYIAMILSVVYIISPIDIIPEGILGIVGLLDDLLIVLICFLHVAALYRSVLYLRHGGS from the exons ATGGAGGGTCCTGGTCCTCCTGCGAACGATATGTGCTCGGTGTGCCATGGGAACTTCAACACTCCGTGCCAATCCAACTGCTGTCACTGGTTCTGCGCCAACTGCATCATGCTCGTCTGGCACCACGGATCCGCCGTGCAGCCCTGCAAGTGCCCCCTCTGCCGCCGTCCTATCACTCTCCTCGTCCCCACCGACGACTCCCTCAGCCACCGCCACGACCCCGAGGTTGCTAACGCTCTTGACAAGATCCAGAGATACAATCGCTTGTTCGGTGAGCGTGAGGGCGGGCTTCTTCAGCGATTGCAAGATCTTCCATTCCTACTGCGTCGGCTTCTCCAGGACTTCTCCGATCCTCGCAGATCCCTTCCACTTGTCATTCGAGCTCGCGTCTACATTGCA ATGATACTAAGTGTTGTGTACATCATCAGCCCTATAGACATCATTCCAGAAG GGATATTAGGAATAGTTGGACTCTTGGATGATCTGCTCATTGTGCTCATCTGTTTCCTGCACGTTGCTGCCCTTTATAGATCAGTACTCTATCTCCGCCACGGTGGTTCCTGA
- the LOC112752092 gene encoding uncharacterized protein isoform X2 — MGTSTLRANPTAVTGSAPTASCSSGTTDPPCSPASAPSAAVLSLSSSPPTTPSATATTPRLLTLLTRSRDTIACSVSVRAGFFSDCKIFHSYCVGFSRTSPILADPFHLSFELASTLQMILSVVYIISPIDIIPEGILGIVGLLDDLLIVLICFLHVAALYRSVLYLRHGGS, encoded by the exons ATGGGAACTTCAACACTCCGTGCCAATCCAACTGCTGTCACTGGTTCTGCGCCAACTGCATCATGCTCGTCTGGCACCACGGATCCGCCGTGCAGCCCTGCAAGTGCCCCCTCTGCCGCCGTCCTATCACTCTCCTCGTCCCCACCGACGACTCCCTCAGCCACCGCCACGACCCCGAGGTTGCTAACGCTCTTGACAAGATCCAGAGATACAATCGCTTGTTCGGTGAGCGTGAGGGCGGGCTTCTTCAGCGATTGCAAGATCTTCCATTCCTACTGCGTCGGCTTCTCCAGGACTTCTCCGATCCTCGCAGATCCCTTCCACTTGTCATTCGAGCTCGCGTCTACAT TGCAGATGATACTAAGTGTTGTGTACATCATCAGCCCTATAGACATCATTCCAGAAG GGATATTAGGAATAGTTGGACTCTTGGATGATCTGCTCATTGTGCTCATCTGTTTCCTGCACGTTGCTGCCCTTTATAGATCAGTACTCTATCTCCGCCACGGTGGTTCCTGA